The Lacipirellula parvula genome window below encodes:
- a CDS encoding potassium channel family protein: MQNELPRHEGRRRLSAARLLGAIVGLFIVMPLVDRWRFGRFVESAAFTVVLLAAVAAVGSQRKTLLLAATMAIPALVGRWLSHVWSDPLVLQLGLAAAIVFVAFIIWNLLRFVMSSPVVDSEVLCTAISSYLLLAVAWGFSYELVSSWDPSEFAITEPTHGNVKLTSFTSLYFSVQVLTTITFGDILPVSNIARMMAIVEAAAGVFYMAILIARLVGLYMGQSQSGAGRQ, encoded by the coding sequence ATGCAAAATGAGCTACCGCGCCATGAGGGACGCCGACGGCTTTCCGCAGCACGCTTACTCGGTGCCATTGTCGGGCTCTTTATTGTCATGCCGCTCGTCGACAGATGGCGATTCGGACGTTTCGTCGAGTCAGCAGCCTTCACAGTCGTCCTGCTTGCAGCAGTAGCTGCGGTAGGTAGTCAACGGAAGACTCTCTTACTCGCAGCGACAATGGCAATTCCCGCACTTGTCGGCCGTTGGCTGAGTCATGTGTGGTCAGACCCCCTGGTGTTGCAGCTCGGTCTCGCAGCGGCAATCGTGTTTGTCGCCTTCATCATTTGGAACTTGCTGCGATTTGTAATGTCTTCGCCCGTGGTGGATTCGGAAGTCTTATGTACCGCTATTTCTTCTTATTTGCTGCTGGCCGTCGCATGGGGTTTCTCCTACGAGCTGGTCTCCAGTTGGGATCCAAGTGAATTTGCAATCACTGAGCCTACGCACGGTAATGTTAAGCTCACGAGCTTCACGTCGCTGTATTTTAGCGTTCAGGTACTTACCACTATCACATTTGGTGACATCCTCCCCGTATCAAATATCGCGAGGATGATGGCGATCGTTGAAGCGGCTGCGGGAGTATTTTACATGGCCATTCTCATTGCGAGGCTAGTTGGACTTTACATGGGTCAATCGCAGTCGGGGGCAGGTCGACAGTAA
- a CDS encoding DUF1254 domain-containing protein — protein MKRQNRTIAHLLLASTVSFTLFAGCEKETDPVSRAAKVDEKEGIAVPSLEETKAIAEEAFIFGLPLVMNYAVMQEFAVDKNSGQFKAPFNQIKNERRVATPEDTAVITPNSDTPYSICWLDLRAEPMVISVPSVEKERYYAVQLIDSNTYNYGYIGSRATGSEPGDYLVVGPDWKGEKPAGIKQVFSSTTPFSLALIRTQLFNAGDMPGVERVQAGYKVQPLSAFLETPAPPAAPTINFVPATTAGIKANFYEYLDASLEFVPVMPVDKEIRTKLATIGIGPGKKFSFKDLSAEHKAAVILAMKEGDAKVDKFLSTGMKNINGWNVGAFFGDAAFYKGDWLMRAGSAKGGLLGNDPVEAMYPYTRVDAAGEPLDGSKHNYTLTFAAGQLPPVNAFWSVTMYDGKSQLLVANPINRYLINSPMLPTLKKNADGSVTLYIQKDNPGADKESNWLPAPNDTIYLVMRLYWPKTEAPSILPAGEGSWKPPGILQAK, from the coding sequence ATGAAGCGGCAGAATCGAACCATCGCGCACCTTTTACTGGCAAGCACTGTTTCATTTACTCTTTTCGCGGGCTGCGAGAAAGAAACCGATCCAGTGTCACGCGCCGCCAAGGTCGACGAAAAAGAGGGAATTGCCGTGCCTAGCCTAGAGGAAACGAAGGCGATCGCCGAAGAGGCGTTTATCTTCGGACTGCCACTCGTGATGAATTACGCGGTGATGCAGGAATTTGCAGTTGATAAGAACTCCGGGCAGTTCAAAGCGCCGTTCAACCAGATCAAGAATGAACGCCGCGTTGCAACTCCAGAGGATACAGCGGTCATCACCCCCAACAGCGACACCCCTTATTCTATTTGCTGGCTCGACTTACGCGCTGAGCCGATGGTAATCTCCGTCCCTTCGGTTGAAAAAGAACGCTACTATGCTGTGCAACTAATCGACAGCAACACCTACAACTATGGTTACATCGGCAGCCGTGCAACGGGTTCCGAGCCCGGTGACTATCTCGTCGTCGGGCCGGACTGGAAGGGTGAGAAGCCAGCAGGCATCAAGCAAGTATTCTCATCGACCACTCCCTTTTCGCTCGCCCTGATTCGCACTCAGCTCTTCAATGCCGGAGACATGCCGGGCGTCGAGAGAGTCCAGGCTGGCTACAAGGTTCAGCCGCTTTCCGCGTTTCTAGAAACACCTGCCCCCCCCGCTGCACCAACAATCAACTTTGTTCCGGCCACGACGGCAGGGATCAAAGCGAACTTCTACGAATATCTAGATGCCTCGCTAGAGTTCGTACCCGTCATGCCGGTCGATAAAGAGATTCGAACCAAACTGGCGACAATCGGTATCGGTCCAGGCAAGAAATTTAGTTTCAAAGATCTCTCGGCCGAACATAAGGCCGCAGTCATCCTCGCAATGAAGGAGGGTGATGCGAAAGTTGACAAGTTCTTAAGCACCGGGATGAAGAACATCAACGGCTGGAACGTGGGCGCATTCTTTGGCGATGCCGCTTTCTACAAGGGTGATTGGCTTATGCGGGCTGGCTCGGCCAAGGGCGGGCTTCTCGGAAATGATCCAGTCGAAGCCATGTATCCCTACACCCGAGTGGATGCTGCGGGTGAGCCGCTCGATGGCAGTAAACACAACTACACGCTCACGTTCGCCGCAGGGCAGCTTCCGCCGGTGAATGCTTTCTGGTCCGTGACGATGTATGACGGCAAGAGTCAGTTATTGGTCGCGAACCCGATCAACCGTTACCTCATCAATTCACCGATGCTGCCCACGTTGAAAAAGAATGCCGACGGCTCGGTCACTCTTTACATCCAAAAGGACAATCCTGGCGCAGACAAGGAAAGTAACTGGCTTCCAGCGCCTAATGACACCATCTATCTCGTGATGCGGCTCTACTGGCCGAAAACGGAAGCGCCTTCGATTCTTCCAGCGGGCGAAGGTTCGTGGAAACCACCCGGCATCCTGCAAGCTAAGTAG
- a CDS encoding LssY C-terminal domain-containing protein: MSTASRIPQWRFFTTRYTPDSTLSTFLSRAQTQENANAHITVSVLDAAESARYFGVSLARRGIQPVHIRISNRSQSLLRLRLVRIDPNYYTPLEAAARNHFSFVKRLSAFGLIGWIFLPLLVLIPLKLITAYRANRRMDQFFSEHAFHMRPIPPGGVSEGFVFTSIDAGMKVVPISLHSESDLLGVAGKSDEADDATNEFVFSIPVPGISVDFLRRDFSDLISPGSSVTCDVVALSAHLTEMPAATSNADRTRTGDPLNLVVIGDFDTMLRAFVARWDESEVITLATCWKTARSFLLSSHYRYSPVSALYLFGRSQDIALQRSRKSINERLHLRLWLTPLLFEGENVWLGQVSRDIGVRFTYKTWNLTTHRVDPDVDEARDYVIEDLTQAGRVDATSYVDGVGSCSSTVPRRNLTGDPYFTDGKRAVILLSKQRNQQDAI, translated from the coding sequence GTGAGCACTGCATCAAGAATACCTCAGTGGCGTTTCTTTACCACGCGATACACGCCTGATTCGACGCTCAGCACATTTTTATCGCGAGCCCAGACTCAGGAGAACGCTAACGCCCATATCACTGTTAGCGTGCTTGACGCTGCCGAAAGTGCAAGATACTTCGGCGTATCGCTGGCACGGCGAGGCATCCAGCCCGTCCATATCCGCATCTCCAATCGATCACAGTCGCTGCTTCGTTTGCGTCTCGTTCGAATTGATCCTAACTACTACACGCCGCTTGAAGCGGCTGCGCGGAATCACTTTTCGTTTGTTAAACGATTGTCTGCCTTCGGGCTCATAGGTTGGATTTTCCTTCCGCTGCTCGTGCTGATTCCACTGAAGCTGATCACCGCATATCGCGCAAATCGGCGAATGGATCAATTCTTCAGTGAGCATGCTTTCCACATGCGACCAATCCCGCCCGGTGGCGTCTCGGAAGGCTTCGTGTTCACCTCGATCGATGCGGGAATGAAGGTGGTTCCAATCTCGCTTCATTCGGAAAGTGACTTACTAGGGGTTGCGGGTAAATCTGATGAGGCAGATGACGCAACCAACGAATTTGTTTTTTCAATTCCGGTGCCTGGTATTTCCGTTGATTTTCTAAGACGCGACTTCAGCGATTTGATCAGTCCCGGCTCAAGTGTAACCTGCGACGTTGTTGCGTTAAGCGCGCATTTGACGGAAATGCCCGCTGCAACATCGAACGCCGACCGGACCCGAACGGGCGATCCCCTAAACCTGGTCGTTATTGGTGACTTTGACACCATGCTCAGAGCATTCGTCGCGAGGTGGGATGAGAGTGAAGTGATTACTCTGGCCACCTGCTGGAAGACGGCCCGATCTTTCTTGCTCAGTAGTCACTATCGCTATTCTCCCGTCAGCGCTCTCTATCTCTTTGGGAGAAGTCAAGACATTGCATTGCAGCGGAGTCGTAAGTCAATCAATGAACGACTTCATTTGCGACTCTGGCTCACTCCGCTGCTGTTCGAAGGCGAGAACGTTTGGCTAGGTCAAGTCAGCCGGGATATTGGCGTTCGCTTCACCTACAAGACTTGGAACTTGACGACACATCGAGTTGACCCCGATGTCGACGAGGCGCGGGACTATGTCATTGAAGACCTGACTCAGGCAGGCCGGGTCGACGCCACGAGCTACGTTGATGGCGTAGGCAGTTGCTCAAGTACGGTGCCGCGGCGAAACTTGACCGGAGATCCGTACTTCACCGACGGCAAAAGAGCCGTCATTTTACTTTCGAAACAGCGAAATCAGCAGGACGCCATTTAA